One Antedon mediterranea chromosome 1, ecAntMedi1.1, whole genome shotgun sequence genomic window, AGCCATAACTGCTGACCACTGCACGGAAACCTGCAaggtaattttaatattatactaCTACAATTCTAACAAATTCTTTCTCcacatttgtatattttttgtggCAAAATCAACATATTTATACATACCACATTCTCATGTTCTGTTTTATCTTGTATGTATTCTTCATCTAGTTCCATCTCAAACCGTCCCTCACGTTTCATATTTTCACTTGATGTGAATCCTTCACATAATTCTAGTGTTACAGATTGTGAGGTCGCATCATATTCAATTACCTTTCCTTCCTAGAGAAAGAAATCAAATAATATGTTGGATTAAAAAACTAGATGACTTAGTTTAAGGGGGCCCTTATGTCGACACGGAACTAAACTCAACCCTACTCAACTAAAAGGAACTAGAGAGCACGCATATGTCGAAATTTTGAGCAATGGAACTGAAAGGAATCGGTGTGCGAGCACATATGTCAACACTGGAACTGATTGTAACTAGTTGTGGTTACCTTACGTGCGCATTTGTATAGGAACCAGTATGCGTGAGcgcttttaaattaaaattgaactGATCCCTATTAGTCGTGTGGCTTGATTCAAAGTTTTGTTGTGCCTGTCAGTGTTCAGTTGCTCGGAGCACTTATGTCAACACAGTTGAGGTGAGTTCCATGTCGACATAAGGGCAGTTCAGGCAGAAAATCTCAGTTAACAGTCTGTTCTCCACATTTCAATATTAAGGTAAGGTTTCCCATTTGAATACTTTACTAATTGTCAATTTCTTGATTTAGATCATGTATGATATTTACCTTATATGCAGACACTTCTGGCATGTAACTTGCTGAAAGTTCCAAAATCTAACAAGACAGATCATATAGTAGAAGTTATCAAGAGACTTTATTGGGTTGTTCCGACACAACCTGCCTCAACAACACGAGTCTCGCCTCAACCCATGAGGTTTCTCCTCAACACCACGATCCTCTCCTCAACCCATGAGGTCTCTCCTCAACCCATGAGGTCTCTCCTCAACACCACGAGTCTCTCCTCAACAACACGAGTCTCTCCTCAACCCATGAGGTCTCTCCCTGACCTAAATGTCACTCTATAGTAGAGGGAACCTGCTTCAACACCACGAGTCTCTCCTCAACCCATGAGGTCTCTCCCTGACCTTAAATGTCACTCTATAGTAGGGGGAACCTGCCTCAACACCACGAGTCTCTCCTCAACCCATGAGGTCTCTCCCTGACCTAAATGTCACTCTATAGTAGGGGGAACCTGCCTCAACACCACGAGTCTCTCCTCAACCCATGAGGTCTCTCCCTGACCTAAATGTCACTCTATAGTAGGGTTACACTTACTTCTACTGTATGGTTACATtaatacagattttttttttaatatctgtcgttctttcatttttaattggtaGTAGcaatagaattaaaaaaatattttaaactttaccTTATAACAAATAACATCTCCTACTCTTGGTGGTCCTATAAGTGGATTTAATTTGCTGTAGTCTCTTGATGGAGGTGGTGGCAAATTGGTAGGctgctaaaataaaaaatgttattcgTAAACAAATGTAATAGTTGTACAGTATACCTACCCATACAAAAATCTTGCTGATTCTCagttatttttgttgtcaagataaaaatatttttaccttCTCAACCACTTCCTTCTGTATCTCCTGATTCCTTAAAACCTCGATATTCATTTCCTGAATTTCTTCCCCCTCCCATCTGTCTTCCTTATTTTTATCATTCACTTCTGTTGATTTTATTCCCACTTCATTCCCAGTCTCCTCTTGAATATTTCCAAGATCAGTATCATCATCGTCGCTGCTACTACTATCTGGATCAGACTCGAAGAATATGTGTTTTTTGTCGCCGTTCTCCTTGACCCGACGAACCTTGACCTTTGTTTTGTTACCTACGCTGGCCGTCGGTACTTCAACAGCATTTTTAGTCCCTTGCTTATTGGTGGTAATGTTGTTTTTAGTTTTACTTAGCTCAGTGTTCCATTTAATTCTTGGTCTTTTGTTACCATCTGAAGATGAAGTATCGGAACTAGAGCTAtcgctactactactactctgTACGTCCATTGTTGCTGTTTGCTTTTTCTTTTTAGATTCTTTCAATACATTGTCTTTATCAAGCACCTTTTCCAATTGAGATGATTTTGCTTGTTTTTTACTAATTACTTCAGTTTCATCGTTAGTGTTTGTTTGTGAATTACACTGTATTCTATCCAAACTTTTTTCactaatactttttttaaatttgtgtttctttttcttatcaatttttttattcttcttcGCACTTTCTGTATCATTTACTTCTTCTacctttttctttttatttactgATTCATTcactaataattgttttttgtcACGGTCATTCTCGCTTGGCGTACTAGCTGTTAGCTGACTGTTTTCAGCAGTTCCTGAAGATTTCCTTTTTCGTTTCTTAATTTTCTCTTTTTTAGTTTCACATTCGTCTAAACAAACAGAAATATCTGGTTTCAATCGAACCCTGAAAAATTatcaattgaaaaaaacaatgttGTTAGGATATTAATAGCATCATGTAAACTTGTTTCATAGCCTTGTGTACCAactgaaaatattatattattgtttgtaatttgtattttgtgtacagtataaacaagaaatatttttttacaaaaaacgctgctcgcttattgaaaaatattttattgtcacataatagttattttacctgaaaaaatgtaatttaaagcaacaaatacttaaattgtctgtcagacaatggtttttgggtttcttttctttttttatatatgtgaataaatattatttttttgttacagaagtgaatactcaatttctgtcactttagttaattttattgctaaggtcaaatctgggggtcacttcatcaccctagatatttcaattgtgaagtatcctattacaaacacaaactttaatggactgtttcgataataattcaatgaatatctgacagtgaatatacagTACCTgaaatgcttagggatttgtaattttagcatgacatgtcctaatagactctttcccagacgttttttgggtctactgtagcagctggaatcaataaatcatagtggagtttccattttaacaaaactgtctgtccttagaactataactgctgcttgctttagcttctgattgagtagtcctaatgggacgtagcgggctagagcagcagcgtgaaaaataaGAATAGACTATTAACCTACCTAGCTACCTAACTAAGCCTCACAAATAGAAGAGAGAGTGTAGAAGGAaggtaaaataattaattagcaTGATAAAACTATCCATAAAAGCCTAACTACGCAAAAAGATAACTATATAAAAGCTAGGCCCTTTTGAAACAGTCAATTGCAGATTTATTGTAGCTTACCTCACGACGACAATGTCGTTATCGTGTATCAACTCAATACCGTCCTTTGAGGGTAGAATAAAGTCATCAATAAATAAAGACACTTTTGATGATTTCTCAATAGGGAAACGTTTTTTAATACCCTTTTCTAAGTCTTTAATTATCACATGTTTTGAATCAACAAGGAACATACATTTCTTGATATCAACGCCGTCAAATATTAACTTTATCCTGACAGCCATTTTTCGATAAACAGCGTGCTGCAAAACCTTAACTCGAGCGTTTACGATTACTCGAGCGTAGTAAGAAATGTtattgtatggaacgccatttGGGCATTAAAGACAATATACAGTTAGCATATCCTTTGTTCCTTTCATGAATTTAAACTACTATTTACTAACTTTGTCCCTTGTTGAAATGAATTAAGTTCATTGATTGGTTTTAGGTAGTGATATCAGCACTACCATTATGAACTTTGAATTTAGTACACACTTAAAGTGCGTTTACAAAACAAACGGTATCTACTGTAAATAAGTTCTAAAATATTGCTTACTTAGCCCATATCACATAGGTATATTTGCAATAAATCTGGGACAAAAACTTGTGTGAACTTGTACAGTAGACTTAATTGCATGGTAAAGACAGCAGAAACAATAATACTTTGATCAAAGATGTCATCAGTGCGTCATACTCTAGTGAAATTTCTTTTCTTGTTGATTTCAGTAGTTTATGTTGCAAATGCTCAAAAGCCATGCTGTTTGCCGAACCAATATCAAGCCTCATTGGGTAAGCATACCGTCAGAGGTGTGAGTGAAGAATTTGGGCCTCTATATTGCTGTTAATACGTCCTACCTTAATAATGGCATTCTGTTAAAATTGATCTGTGATTCATCATATAATAATACCAATTTGCTGGTTAAGTCTAACTATTTTCTTTCTAAACAGTTATACTCTATgcatatgtttaaaataatagatacatGTGTTTTTATTAGTTTCTTAAAATTCAATTTGATTTACTGGGCCATTAAGCAAAATGGAAAACTATCACTTAAGCAAAGGTATGAATTATCTTTTTTCTTGTCTTTCCATAAAACTGACTGTATTTACAGGTCAAACGATAGTGAGTGTGATGAATATGAATACATCGACAGCTGTGGGAACCTTATCGGTGGGAAGGGAAACTTTCGCATATGACTTTACCAGTAAACTAGTTGGATCGTTTAACAGTTTAAACGTGACTACATCAGTGGGTGTGTTCCCTGTTAAAAGTCACACCATTAGTGACTACAAATTGGTATGTATTATgtttatcttctttgtcttgcTTTAAACTATAAAATTAAGACCAATATTGAAACATGAGTTAGAAAGGATACTAAACActcatattaaggggacactttcctgcaGGGACAATTTGTTGGGTCGCTAAGATGTCCACTATACTGTATTAAAGTTTgtaaaatactattatatactatGCTTTATTTCGTAGTCTGCAAAATGGACAATTGTTAACAACAAATGCACAGTGGAAAAACTGACACAAAACATGTCATCTCCTTGCATTTCAGGTGCGTAGAATACTTTATTACACCTATAACAATTGCTAAAAGCATATTATCTATACAGTAACTTAAGCAATGCATTTATATTCTTGCTCTTGTTAGATGATGCGACCTATCTCGGCAGCCTTGTGATTGGAGGAGTGTTAAATGGCCACCAATGGATAGTGAAGTCTGGAGCTATAAACTCTAGCTACACCGTTACTGACAAGTGTATTCCAATAGATATAACAACATACACATACAGTAAAGAAGGTATGTGGGGCATATAGTTGTCTTGACTGCATTTCAACTTAATATTGTTCAAAAGAtcaatattttggcacacatgacATTTAATATGTGTAATACGTGAGCTCTTACTCAACAAAAATTTAAACGTcaactggtggactaacatttaaagataataactacagacttggggcaagtcatGCATACAGTTGTAATAGAgcaatttaacaacaggatactgagctccagagatcaaagggtttatctgtggctgtgacatGGTCAATTCCACGACTTAcattacaagttcctatcttggcaaggcgagctcagtgtcttTGATTAATTAAACCAATCCTTGTTGGATAGTTTAGGCTATTGTATTCCATGGTTTCGAGATAACGTAAATAAGGGTATTAAAACAATTCTAAACAGtgaaacaatttcaatttctgaatCCTAAATTTTCAGGTTTGACACTCACAACAAACACCTTTGCTGACTTTGTACCAAATATTGATGATCCAGGCACTTTCTTCACTGTGCCAAAAGACTGTCCTAAGCCACCTGAGGACTGGATTATTATCTAATGGTCTGTAATAATCACAGAAAACGTAGTATTATGGTAAGGTCTATCATTTCAGATTATCCAATtatcaccaaaaaaaaaaactttacagGTCTGTCTACATTTAGCCAATAATTGCAAACATAGAAGCCTTCAACAAAAGCATGTCAGCATTGGAAATCTGGATCTGCATGCACatatttacaattttcattttctttcaatttttaGGTGAAATGATGGATTCTATTCTGTCAATGAATCTCTACTATGAGGACACACACAAAGATTGAGTTATCTGATGCCAGGAAAGACATTTATATATTGATACCatgattatatttaatttattaacaagTTAATAATACAGAACAGATCAAATATTATATGAACAattgtataaaattattttgcttaaattaaagccccattccctacgtttttttagatctaatttaaaatcacaaactatatttaatgtaaaaataatactatatggtcctattgcgataacttttttcgtctttaaacggttaaaaatgtgaaaaataaatcgattctaataattatagcggcccgctataaatcccaaaatgcattgcgcgcggattgatatttttgtttttcacatgtaattcgcccacttttcgatcgatcgtgaagccaaaacaaatggaagactcctaacttttcagcgaaaataccgggttttacccaatttgtatcaacggagtctggcaaaaatagaaagacaattaatgcagcaactatacaacgtcaggctaggtatatagctagcgtacgatgttcgtacgttatcgatgtttaccagctaggcctacaaaactaagcctagctaggctaggcctaagaccgtccacgagaggtcgatcgccgcgagctacttaggtagtgcattgtttctcactttttatcataatttaccataaaacgtacatttaagacaaggaatgacatggtttaatgtttttaaagtgatatatatgtattattttccaaaaaacgtccaaaattgcagggaaggggtctttaaattaatatgtaCCACATTGGGGTACTTTTGGGAACACATAGTGTACCGCAAACCTAACTTTACCGGTGTTTATCCACCATGCAAAccttaaaacaaaacattaactACATTTAAGTAAAAGTGAAATCACCAGcagcaaataattatatttgaaattttGTTCATTAATGTAATAGaaaagaatattattttattgatttagtTTAATTCAGAAATGCAATTCATGAAAAACAAATAAAGGTCACAATACTAACTGTtataaaatcattgttttggaaaatattctttaaaataacttcaacattaattattaaaatcattgtTCATTAgtcaatattaattaaaatcaatgtttttgtCATCAATTAAAACCACCTGCTTTGGTCATTATTCAATAAAATCACCACATCATTCATTCAACTGTACATTGTAAAATGTGCATACTATTCTATTAAATTAACAACAAATTCTTTACACATTGTATAACTCAATTGGTGCCTGTCCATTGGACAGGTACCAGCTAGTGTAATTTCACTGTTGAACCTTCTTTAATACCATATTCACCAAGTGTTTGTGAATTTTCTAATACTCTACCATTGTAAGTAAGTCGTTGGAGATACACAGGTATTCCTTGCCTGCTGAATATCTTTGTCTTCAACTCTCTGACAGTGGATGAAGAAGACAAGTTCGTGTATGTTGCTTGTGTTCGTGAGTCGATGGAGTACAccttaattttaaaatcactGCTGGAATGAAATTACAAAAATAGAATAGAAATATCGTTGGGTGTGTAGGGGATTGGTAGTACAGTAAGGTGTACTGGTAGTCTGGTGACGTTTGTAAGGAATAACTTTGGAGTGGGTCGAGAGATGGTCCTTGAGGTACACCAAGTGCAGATGTCTTTTAgaataaaacattacatttctgtttttaatatagtgtaAATATATAGCAGTACTATATTAAAATATAGTACtgctatatatttttatttaaattaatgacaAATAGTTTACAATTACTTGCCACCTCTCATGGAATAATTGTCCACGTACCTTGTACTGAGATAGGAAAATGCTGCAGTCAAACCAACTGCTGCACCCACAGCAGCAATTCCAAGCCATCCTAGTCCACCTCTAGCTTGTTCATCCTCCCTTGCTATACAATGAAAAAATTGGTACAAATGAATTCAGTTCAGCTCTTCATTTTATAGTTAAGCTTTCGACTAATCATGGGCTTGTGGTCGTTACTGGAAACTGACAATATATATTCAAGTATCATATCCTACAAAAAAACTCATAAAAACCTCAGTACAGTGTCTACCATAACCAGAAGATCCCATACTCTTTTTGAATAATGCACAAATTACAAAAAGCAAGCTTTACTTACCATTTGCTACAGGTGCGGCAAAGACTAATTCATCATCATCCTTGCCATCATCGTCTGGTATACTAAATAAAATTTAGAAATGTAGATTTAACAATATAATTCTTATGCTGGTTAACAGTTTAATTCCCTTCCCTTTTTGCTAAAAATTAGTATATGCAATTTGCATATACCTAGTGCTAAACAATATACTCGAGTTAAATAGACTAACACTcttaataaagtttattaatataaatattattgaatttatGGTTTTAATAGCATATTACCTATTTAAGACTTTAATAAGGGATTCTTCGTTTTTGCTTATGCGTTGCAACCAGTTTTTAAAATTACCCAATGTGATTGGATTGATTGAATCAAACAAATTAATGCGTCTATCAAAGAAGCAATGCAGTGTGCATTTATCTAAAGAGTGTATTAAAATTTCTACAAGTTTTTTGAACCAACTATCAAGATCATCTTTATGCCATGATTTTTCACTTCTTTCATTTAGGTGAAGCAGGCATGTTTTGAGATGGTATGATTTCAACTTTCCAAATTGTGAACGATGCTGCTGGTCTGAATCTGCCATTGCCTTCAAAATCTTAAGACATGCACGATGAACTTCATCCATATTATCAACAGCTTTCTTTTCTTGTTCAGAGTAACTCTTTCGCCAGACATGGTTGAATTTATTATCAGCAGGGTCCTTTGGGGAATGGTAAGGGTCAGCTTGGTTATGACGTTTAGCAACATAATAATTTCCTTCATAACCAACAGCAGGAACCAAATCAATATCAATAGTGACATCTGTACATTTTACATTAAGTAGCTTTGCTGCACCATGATCTCGCATCCTGATTTCATATCGTGGCAATTCTTTTTCCATAAATTTAACTGCTTCATTTACCACTGCCTGCATCGTATGCTGCATTTTTACTGGACTCAGTACTTGTATACCATCAGTATCAACCTTCTTCCACACGTGACCGCTGTAATATATGTAATAGTAGCCTGGTGCCTCCTTCATCTCTTTAAGAAAAGTGTGACCATCCAGCTTTATAGGCAAAAGTAGATCAAACTCAATAGGCTTAGTTACCCTCAGACCTTCAAAGCTACTGCCCTGGCAAATCAATTCACCAAATGTGTACTTCGTGCTTGTACTTGTGTACATTTCAAACTTTTCTATGATCTTTTCCAATACACGCCTAGCTGCCTCTTGTTCAGATTCATCGATAACAGCATGTTTGTAGTAGAATGATCTAAGCTTCGAGAGCAATGGGTTTCCACATTGGACTGGTCCAATAGAATCTtctctgtaataataatatgacatcttttgttttttctaaaatgataattaataaaaaaaatcaattaggattatattattctaataaaataatactactTTTAATTGTTGGGAATCTTAAATAAAGAAATCAGGTgtgtgtaatttattattttttatactggGCTGTAGTGGAAATATTTTGTGCCAATAATAGCAAATAGGAAAATACTGTTGATTGCAAAAACCGTCATCAGCCCTTCTCCCTGAGGCCAAGCCAAACTTGTATAACTTAAATTCAACTATTGTATATTGACTAAAGTACTTGCCAAACCAATCAACTTTACGACACACAATTCTTTTTAACAAGTTCTTTATcttaataattaaaactaaataGCTTCTTTAATTTTCTCTCTCGGCTCTTTTTGTTGTATGGATAGCGCGTTCGGGAATTTCCAAAACAGGTCCTGTCTGGAGCCAGATATGTTCGGACCCCCAAAATGAAGACAGGAGCATGTTCATGTACATTGATTATTAACAACTTAGGGAGTTTGAAAGGAAGATGTGATTGGATATTGAGGgagagcgtcatttcgacgatcgatCATTCTCTACTCTCTATTTAGAGAATGACggattaatgaataaataatatgatcAAAACTATGGAGCACCAATCATTGTTTTGTCTAGCAACCTAAAGAAATTGCCTGTCGTACATGTTTACAAcactaaatgtttaaaatttcaTTTCTTTCGCTCTGACACTACAGATttcaaaataagtttttttctGTGGAAAGTCCTGCGTTGCAGTAAAAAGCCGATGGGATGGTAATTGTCTTTATCATTCAATATCCCGTATTTTTTgtgtaattatatttttctaattaataaaagattttttattttgtgtatgtacagtacttgtaTCTGAATATTTGTTACTTGCAGCCAAATATAccatcattttgggtatatggaacacaatgcattatatatgataattattatataatgagcaatgaggccgttttttttttctttttttttttttttttattcatactcatccaacagcgagtaactcgccaattacaggatggataaactatttaataatttatcgtgcttataaactaagtctcatttgaggcttagggagtggagttgaaagagtcatgagttacaaccctgcactaggtcaggattgaacccgggaccttgggattggaaggcaagcacgttaaccaccaagctacagctccacttcCTAtattaaagcattgtgttcatgtggtatcattttgggtatatggaacacaatgcattatatatgatgaataaaccactgtaatatgaggccgttttcctatgttaaagcattgtgttcctgctGGGgttatcattttgggtatatggaacacaatgcattataatgataaataaaccattgtaataagcaatgaggccgttttcctatgttaaagcattgtgttcctggggtatcattttgggtatatgaaacacaatgcattatatatgatgaataaaccactataagcaatgaggccgttttcctatgttaaagcattgtgttcctgtggtatcattttgggtatatggaacacaatgcattatatatgataaataaaccactgtaataagcaatgaggccgttttctatgttaaagcattgtgttcatgtggtatcattttgggtatatggaacacaatgcattatatataatgaataaaccactgtaataagcaatgaggccgttttcctatgttaaagtattgtgttcctggggtatcattttgggtatatgaaacacaatgtattatatatgatgaataaaccactgtaataagcaatgaggccgttttctatgttaaagcattgtgttcatgtggtatcattttgggtatatggaacacaatgcattatatataatgaataaaccactgtaataagcaatgaggccgttttcctatgttaaagcattgtgttcctggggtatcattttgggtatatggaacacaatgcattatagaTAATGAATTAACCACTgtaatgaggccgttttcctatgttaaagcattgtgttcctggggtatcattttgggtatatggaacacaatgcattatagaTAATGAAttaaccactgtaataagcaatgaggccgtttttctatgttaaagcattgtgttcatGTGGTATCATTTTGAGTATGTAACACAATGCATTTATACagtaatgaataaaccacttcaataagcaatgaggccgttttcctatgttaaagcattgtgttcctgtggtatcattttgggtatatggaacacaatgcattataggctaatgaataaaccactgtaatgaggccgttttcctatgttaaagcattgtgttcctggggtatcattttgggtatatggaacacaatgcattatatataatgaataaaccactgtaatatgaggccgttttcctatgttaaagcattgtgttcctggggtatcattttgggtatatggaacacaatgcattatatttgatgaataaaccactgtaataagcaatgaggccgttttctatgttaaagcattgtgttcatgtggtatcattttgggtatatggaacacaatgcattatatataatgaataaaccactgtaataagcaatgaggccgttttcctatgttaaagcattgtgttcatGTGGTATCATTTTGAGTATGTAACACAATGCATTTATACagtaatgaataaaccacttcAATAAGCAaagaggccgttttcctatgttaaagcattgtgttcctgtggtatcattttgggtatatggaacacaatgcattataggCTAATGAAaaaaccactgtaatatgaggccgttttcctatgttaaagcattgtgttcctggggtatcattttgggtatatggaacacaatgcattatataatgaataaaccactgtaatatgaggccgttttcctatgttaaagcattgtgttcctggggtatcattttgggtatatggaacacaatgcattatatttgatgaataaaccactgtaataagcaatgaggccgttttcctatatTATAGAATTGTGTTCCTTGGGTATCATTTTGGTtaatggaacacaatgcattatatataatgaataaaccactgtaatatgaggccgttttcctatgttaaagcattgtgttcctggggtatcattttgggtatatggaacacaatgcattatagaTAATGAATTAACCAcagtaataagcaatgaggccgttttcctatgttaaagcattgtgttcctggggtatcattttgggtatatggaacacaatgcattatatttgatgaataaaccactgtaataagcaatgaggccgttttcctatatTATAGAATTGTGGTCCtgtggtatcattttgggtatatggaacacaatgcattatatataatgaataaaccactgtaatatgaggccgtttttctatattaaagcattgtgttcctggggtatcattttgggtatatgaaacacaatgcattatatataatgtttaaaccactatataacaataaagagcaatgaggccgttttgcTATGTTatagcattgtgttcctggggtatcattttggttatatggaacacaatgcattatatataataaataaaccactgtaatatgaggccgttttcctatgttaaagcattttGTTCCATATAAATGTTCCATATAGGTTGCTCCAT contains:
- the LOC140043199 gene encoding cyclic GMP-AMP synthase-like receptor 3; translated protein: MSYYYYREDSIGPVQCGNPLLSKLRSFYYKHAVIDESEQEAARRVLEKIIEKFEMYTSTSTKYTFGELICQGSSFEGLRVTKPIEFDLLLPIKLDGHTFLKEMKEAPGYYYIYYSGHVWKKVDTDGIQVLSPVKMQHTMQAVVNEAVKFMEKELPRYEIRMRDHGAAKLLNVKCTDVTIDIDLVPAVGYEGNYYVAKRHNQADPYHSPKDPADNKFNHVWRKSYSEQEKKAVDNMDEVHRACLKILKK
- the LOC140048279 gene encoding uncharacterized protein isoform X2; translated protein: MAVRIKLIFDGVDIKKCMFLVDSKHVIIKDLEKGIKKRFPIEKSSKVSLFIDDFILPSKDGIELIHDNDIVVVRVRLKPDISVCLDECETKKEKIKKRKRKSSGTAENSQLTASTPSENDRDKKQLLVNESVNKKKKVEEVNDTESAKKNKKIDKKKKHKFKKSISEKSLDRIQCNSQTNTNDETEVISKKQAKSSQLEKVLDKDNVLKESKKKKQTATMDVQSSSSSDSSSSDTSSSDGNKRPRIKWNTELSKTKNNITTNKQGTKNAVEVPTASVGNKTKVKVRRVKENGDKKHIFFESDPDSSSSDDDDTDLGNIQEETGNEVGIKSTEVNDKNKEDRWEGEEIQEMNIEVLRNQEIQKEVVEKPTNLPPPPSRDYSKLNPLIGPPRVGDVICYKILELSASYMPEVSAYKEGKVIEYDATSQSVTLELCEGFTSSENMKREGRFEMELDEEYIQDKTEHENVVSVQWSAVMAPRLIT
- the LOC140043182 gene encoding uncharacterized protein, encoding MSSVRHTLVKFLFLLISVVYVANAQKPCCLPNQYQASLGQTIVSVMNMNTSTAVGTLSVGRETFAYDFTSKLVGSFNSLNVTTSVGVFPVKSHTISDYKLSAKWTIVNNKCTVEKLTQNMSSPCISDDATYLGSLVIGGVLNGHQWIVKSGAINSSYTVTDKCIPIDITTYTYSKEGLTLTTNTFADFVPNIDDPGTFFTVPKDCPKPPEDWIII
- the LOC140048279 gene encoding uncharacterized protein isoform X1; its protein translation is MAVRIKLIFDGVDIKKCMFLVDSKHVIIKDLEKGIKKRFPIEKSSKVSLFIDDFILPSKDGIELIHDNDIVVVRVRLKPDISVCLDECETKKEKIKKRKRKSSGTAENSQLTASTPSENDRDKKQLLVNESVNKKKKVEEVNDTESAKKNKKIDKKKKHKFKKSISEKSLDRIQCNSQTNTNDETEVISKKQAKSSQLEKVLDKDNVLKESKKKKQTATMDVQSSSSSDSSSSDTSSSDGNKRPRIKWNTELSKTKNNITTNKQGTKNAVEVPTASVGNKTKVKVRRVKENGDKKHIFFESDPDSSSSDDDDTDLGNIQEETGNEVGIKSTEVNDKNKEDRWEGEEIQEMNIEVLRNQEIQKEVVEKQPTNLPPPPSRDYSKLNPLIGPPRVGDVICYKILELSASYMPEVSAYKEGKVIEYDATSQSVTLELCEGFTSSENMKREGRFEMELDEEYIQDKTEHENVVSVQWSAVMAPRLIT
- the LOC140048279 gene encoding uncharacterized protein isoform X3 translates to MLKLQIPKHFRVRLKPDISVCLDECETKKEKIKKRKRKSSGTAENSQLTASTPSENDRDKKQLLVNESVNKKKKVEEVNDTESAKKNKKIDKKKKHKFKKSISEKSLDRIQCNSQTNTNDETEVISKKQAKSSQLEKVLDKDNVLKESKKKKQTATMDVQSSSSSDSSSSDTSSSDGNKRPRIKWNTELSKTKNNITTNKQGTKNAVEVPTASVGNKTKVKVRRVKENGDKKHIFFESDPDSSSSDDDDTDLGNIQEETGNEVGIKSTEVNDKNKEDRWEGEEIQEMNIEVLRNQEIQKEVVEKQPTNLPPPPSRDYSKLNPLIGPPRVGDVICYKILELSASYMPEVSAYKEGKVIEYDATSQSVTLELCEGFTSSENMKREGRFEMELDEEYIQDKTEHENVVSVQWSAVMAPRLIT